In Fragaria vesca subsp. vesca linkage group LG5, FraVesHawaii_1.0, whole genome shotgun sequence, the genomic stretch GGATAATCTTAACACCCTTTACCACTTAAGATTATACAATATTCCCCAACTATAACTTTTACGCTGCCATGAGCCTTCATGGTAGAATATCTGCACCAAGGTAATAATAGAAAGACAGCAAGTAATTCTCTTACAAGGCCATTTTATCATTTACTCTACCAAATTGGCATCACAGCACAAGGGCAGAATGCTTGACATCTTCAAAAGGCAATATGAAGAACATAGATTATGAACTGTCCTTTCTTGAATGGCTTATTATAAAGTAGGAATTATTATGCCTAGAAGATATAAGAAACCTATGACGCATATCCCAGAGATACCACACTTGATCTCCATCAAAAGGACGAGATATGGAATTCTAAGCATAAGGGGAAGAGAATATGTGGAATGTCAAACAAAGAAAATAACAAAGAACGAGGTTTCATATATTATAAACTAAGGAAAATTTGTGCAGATACAACAATTTCAACATGCATGAGTTATAGACTTGATGTGCTTGATACAAGTGTTCATGAATATCTGCTCATATCAACAATAAGAGGTTGCACAAAAGCAACCTATAAGTAAAAAAATATAAACCTAAAACCATCATAGCATGTAATGGTCTTAAGAGCTTACTTTGTTCCAGCACGTATAACACAAACCTAAAAGTACCCTAGTCCTTCTACTCTGCCCCTTTTCTCCCATTCTCTGTGCATTTGGTTACAGAAATAGTGACAAAACCTTAACTCTAGAACACAAAGTAAAATAGCATTAGTTGGACTCTAGCTACATCCAAGACATTCATGAAGCATCCTCAAACAATCATTTACAGGTATGTAGAAGAGAAACCAACAATTATGTAAGATTAATGTTGCTATGCATCAGCTATCGAGTCAAACGAGTCTGGATAAAGTATAATCTAGTTAACAACATACTGCTTTGCGCGTTTTGCATCTGTCTCGGATGCATATGGTTTAGCATTGGAATTGTCCTTTTTCTCAGAGGAAGCTTTAGCATCATGTGGTCCAGATTCAATCTGATCTTGCTTTTCACTGGCTGTAGAGACAACCCCATCTGCTTCTTGTGGATTAGATAAAGATCCTGAACTATGAAGAACAATGTTATCCTTGACAGAAGAAAGGCTTCTTGGGTTAGTAATGGCACCCACAGAAGACTCCCAAGCCTTGTTCTTCTGCTTCACCAAGTTCAGTTCAGTGTATAATGAAGCATGTCTTAAATCTGTCTGAGGGTCAAAGTCTTGAGTACCCCAGGAGGGTGCAGAAAACATATTATTATATTTGTACTCTTCTTGAGCAGCAAACTCGATGTTGGAAACATTAATTGCATCTACATATGCAAAGGAGTCACTTGAAGAACGACGATGGCCGCCTCTGCGTATAGGTGTGTCTGGCTCGTTAAGGAGATCATCAAGCCAAGACGGTTGCTCCTCTATAGGAAGACTCTCTGAGGAAGTCCGTTGGTGGTGTGCATTTCCCTCTCTAGGCTTCTGAATAGTTTTTGATCCTATTGCAGGACTAAAGACATAATCTGCATATGATGGGGAAACACTAGGAAATGGACTTTTGGGAGGAAGCAAAGGATGCTTTCCGGAATACATCAGATTTCTCATATTTGATGAACTCTTGGAGTTTGCCATGCTTCGGTGCCGGATTCCTGTATACAACATAGCGTAAGATCACAGGGAAAGAGGAAACATAAATTGCTTACAAGAAGGGATATGAGAAAGACCAATGCATTATAGTTCAGCAACCAATAAAGGAAAATCAAAATACAACCCACAACTTGTTTAACAAAACACCCTTTATTGAATCCAAAATGTGATATATGAAACACATGTTTGATGCTACTTAGGCCATTTCCATTCCATTCCTGACATAGCACCACACACATGTACATAGATGAACAAGCCTACTGAATAGTTCAGAGTGACTAAATAGCCTTTCTTCGTAAACCAGGATATGCACTTATCCTAATCCATGAGACAAAGCAATGCACATAATCTAACAATCATCTGTGACGAAAATATTGCGAAAATCTAAATACAGATTACCAAAACTAATCCAATTTGGATTTTGTCAAGGAACAGTCAGTTGAGTCAATTAGCACATTTTCCGAGCAAAGAACCAATCACACAACTCCTGTTAAAAATTAGTGAGATTTGACGAAATGCTGTAGAATAATGTGGGCAATTAGCAGCTGAGATTTGCACAAATTTGAGAAACAAAAACAATACATAATGGGTAGATGAACATACCTTGGAATTAGCGACACGATTAATCAATCGAGATCTTAGAATGCAATCGGAGTATCTTCTCTTCGCTTCTCTTCTCCTCTCTGTTAGGGTTTCTGAGTTTTCTATGGTTCCTCTCTTCTCTTCTCTCTCTCTCTCTCTCTCTCTCTCTCTTCTCGTTCAGGTCTATTAAGATTTGTTTAATTTCCTTTTTACCTTTTTATAATTTCACGCTTTCTTTTTCTAGAAATGGAAAGAGAAGATAAATGCGATTTTTTTTTTAAGAACTTTCATTATAATGTTTGTTAACACTAACAAAGCCATTGGGCATTGGGTGGTATCATTCGCACACTTTATATATGTGACGACAACCAATCATGAAGAAATTTAATCGGTAAACTCTGTAAATAAAATAGAATTATAATAATATCAATAGGAAATTAGAACCTTTGAAATTTGGAAAGAACTATTTTTCCTTATATTTTTCATTCGAAAATGTTTCATTTCATTTTGTTTCCAATTCACAAGAAATGAACAATTTTTTTATTTTGATGCTTATTTTTTGCGAACCAAACGAGACCCTTACAAACACCCCTTCCAAGCTGACTTCCCTATGTTTTTGTTCTCCTTTTTAACCTCATTTTTCTACTTCTAATCTTTTTTTTTAGGAAAACAAAAATCATCAAAATTACATGGGGACTCCAAATTGTTAAAATAGATTCTTATTCTTTCATCTAAAACAACCTTATTAATTCATTAAGAATAAATGATATGAAAGTTTGGTGGTGTGGGAGCATCGAGCATGCAAGCGGATTTGGGTGAGAAAGTTAAAGGTGGTTAGTAAATTTGATTCCTACCAGAGTAAAGTTAGTTTTTGTGCTAGACTCAAAGTAAGTAATTAATTTAATCTATTTACATTTAATTACGTTTGGGAGCTATGTTTTCTAGGTTTTTAGTGAACGTCATCGAGTCTCGTATACTCTATTATCTAGGCTTGTAATCTCAGCCCAAGGTCGATGGGCACACTCAAACTTAGCCTAGTTTTTTGGGCTATGGGTTGGGCTAGCCCAAGCCAACATGCGGGTTTTGCTCAACCCATTTTAAAATGGGCAGGGTATGGGCAACACTTCTGAAGCCCTGGACCGGCCCATAACCCTGCACATATGGTATAATTAGGACCGGTCAGGCTCAGTAAGGTAAATATATGTATTTACATAAATGAACTAGTTAATAAATATTAGATTAGTGTATTAAATGTATTACAATTTCATTTACACCATAAAAATTAACTATAAAAGTAATTTTTTTTTTTTTAAGATTAAATTCAGTGTGCTACCCTGAATTTTGGGTCATTTTTCACTTGTGTCCATGATCTTTTCTTTAATCACGTGTACCTTTATACTCTAAAAATTCATCAAAACTGAACAAAATTTCAAATCATTATCAAACATGACGTAAGCATCTGATATGGAGAGGACAAAAATGGACCCACTTCTCATATTTAACACCAAATAAATGGAGGGCAACAACANNNNNNNNNNNNNNNNNNNNGGAAGAGAGAGAGAGAGAGAGAAGAAAAAGAAAAGAAGAATATAAGGGGAAAAAATTGAAAAAAGAAATTGAAAATGCCTTAAAAATGACATTTTTGCCCTCCATTGAGTGTTAGAATGTGAAAAGTGGGCCCTCTTTGTCCCCTCCACCTCAGATGCTTACGTTAGGTTCGGAGATGATTTGAAATTTTGTCCGGCTTTAATGAATTTTGAGAGTACAATGATATACGTGATTAAAAAAAAGATTAAAGACACAAGTGAAAGATGACCCAAAGTTCAAGGTAACACACTGAATTTAATTATTTTTAAAATTAAATCTAATATTTTTACACTCGTTTCTTCAAAAATTTCGAATTTATTTCCTTTTATTGTTTGGGACACAGACGGGTTTTTCTGGCCCAAACTTTACACGCCCACGGGGCCGGGCATAGGCTTCCAATATTTTGATAGGGTCGGCTCTGCCCATTTTATATGTAGGACTGAAAAAGCCTTGGACCGGGTCAACCCAGGCCGGCCCATTTTACAGGCCTACTATTATCAATAATATGTAGTAACTAATTATTTAAGCTCCACTTAACCCCTAGTAAGCATACATGGGACTGTTAAATGATAAATTTGACCTAATCTAGGTATCACTATGCTACCACCACAAATCTACAATGTCGTATCAATATAGGTAGGGTTGGGCATGAGACGAGATAGAGCTAATCTCACGGCCCGTCCCAAACATTGAAATCGGGACGGGACATGACGAGTTTTGCGTTTTTTTTATTTCATCTCACCCGAGTCTTATTCTGGTCGGGACGGGATGAGACAAGCCCAGTCCCGGATAAAAAAAGTTGAAAATAAACTTGTAAGCAAAAGAAAGAGCTTCATAGTTTTATAGTGCTCTTTACTCCATTATGTATTAACAAGTATTTGTAACATATTTACAAGTACAACACGGGGTAATAAGAGAGTTTATATTGTTTTCTTTCTCTAAACATGTCATCACTACTAGGGTGCAAGAAGAGAGTATACAACAATCAACAAATTAAAATATTAAACATCACTGTTATTGAATTGGAGACAACCTAGTAACTTAAAGGAACAAACAACTAAGATTAAAACACTTAAATGAAAGGTTCAAATCATATCTTAATTAATAAAAAATCAATAATTATAATAGTCGGGGCGGGACAGGACTGCCTAAACGGGACTTGAATTATCTATCCAGTGTGCTGTCCCGTTATATGACGACACGAATATATAACTTCCTTTGCCAATAAGGACAAGTTAGAGGATGTGGTATGCTAGCACCACCCCATATATGATTAAGCTAAAAAAATAAGCCTAATACTATGAACTCTAGCATATAAATTTGGCAGAAAAACAAAGTTCCTACTACTGAGTGCACATACATGCTTGAGAGTAAGAGTAATTAGACAAGCTAAAAAAACCTATAATGTAATGACGTAAGCTATTATAATCGGTTTGGGCCAAGGAAATCTCTAACCCAATTAGCACCCAATGTAATAGCCCTAAGAGAAGAGACTCAAACTCAAGGCCCATCAGAATTAGGGTTGAGGCAAGCCCAAATAACCATCTCCTTCATCCTCAGCCGCCGTTACAGCCTCTGATGTGATCCTGTCGCCAACAAGCACCATCATGAAAATCCAAGTGCAAGCAAACTCGCCGTCACAAGATCTGCACCGCCATGCCATCGCCCCCAAGACTAGCGATGTCCTAAGCCTCCCAAGTCTTCATAAGAACAGTGATTTGCCGATTCAAAACACCTCCCAACCGCGCCCGAAAACCATGCCCATCGCTGTAGAAATACGACCTCAAAATTCCAAAGATGATATCCAAAACCTACTGCCAACCTAACCTGTCAAAAGCCACAAGCCATTACTAATTCTCTCAATCACTGCTCAAGGCAATTTTTGTATATGTCCGGCAGCCAAACCGAATTGACAAAGTACAGCGATACCGGCGCTATCAAAAAGCTGCCGCCGGACAAGAGTTTTGGTGAAGGTTTTGCGCTTTAGCCGCTCTCTCACTCACTTAGAGCAATTGCACCTACGCAAAAGGCAATTGCCGATTTGCCAATTGAATTGCCCTTGCTAATTCAATATTCATCCCAAATTGGCAATTGCCTCTCCTTCGTCAATACACCCGTTGAAGGCAATTTACATGCTAATTATTATTACATTTTAATTTTGAATAACTTATTAATTGAAAATGTTAAATTTATAGTTTGATTAATTAATAATGTGATTAATCGTACAACATTCATTATTGTTAAACTGATTATTAATTAATGTTTTAATAAATTATCAAATATCTTATGATTTCTGATAAGATATTCGTCCAATCTTCACTTGACACGTGTCAATTTCAGATACCGTTATCTTTTAGAAATATATCTCGGATATTTGATAAGATTTTCAACCTATCTTTAAAAGACTTATCGATTTGCCGGTGATCGGACACATGGTTTCACGAGAATCACACAATTGAATTTTCTCATATTCTTGTCAATTGCAATTAGATTCTCCCATAGTTGGATGAGATAAGAAGAATAGAAGCTAAAATTGATGAAGGAAGAAGATGGGGAGAAAAACTTTTGAAAGTTTTGGTGTGAGATTATAGAATGAACATGAGTATTTATAGGAAATGTTGGAGTAGTTTTTTGATTTTTTTACGTGAACAAAAAATAATATTAACATTTTGGTTGGTGGACCTCAGAAAATTGCCCGGGCGAATTGGTTGCCAAAAATTAGCAACTGGATTGCCCATTGAATCGATACAACGGTGCAATTGCTCTTAGAGTTTTAGTAAGAAAGTTATGTGATTGCGTATATTATATGTTTGCATAATCATTTGGCATAGTGGGGTATAATTCTCATTTTACTAGCAAAAGGCCATGTTTTCAACTCACGATATAAGTTGAACTAATTTTGTTTGATCAAAAGAAAGAAGAAGATCATCACCGTAGCTGATTTTACTATTAACTTTTTCTTTAGCGTGGCCGTTTGCTTTTTCCAATTTATTGAGGAGGAGTAATCTTTTTTTTTTTTTTGGATCAAATATTATAACTACATAAGTCGAATTCACAACCTTCCACTTACTAAGGGAAGACTATGCCGCTAGACCAAATGATATTGGACAAGAGAAATAATTTTTAAATAGGACAAACGCTTCACGTGGTAGGAAAAGCCCCATGTGGCGGGGATAATTGTTGTATTTGCATAAATCTTGTTTCATTCTTATTATGTTGCCCCAGAGCTACGTGGTAGGGACAACTCTACCTAAGAATTTTCCATCAAAGAGAATGGTAACAAATTATTGTATAAGGACTCTAGGTTTACAGATTGCAACTGTAGTTGGATGAATAAACCTGTCATATGAGGCAATTTTTGTGGTAGTGAAACTACCTAATAAGGTATGCTCATTCGGTATATGGTGATCACCTTTATCTTTTATCCGTTTACCCACGATATACAACTTGGATTAACATTACTTCCTTTTAGCATAACGCATAACGTAGGTCGTAGTTGTTATCATTCCTGCATTATTCCATTTTCCACATTAGTTGTACTCAGTTCATAGACCTTATTTGTCCTTTCTTACTTCATAGGCCATAATTACTCGGTTTATAGCCCGCATTTACTATATACTAAAACCGGTACAGACCGCCCCATTGTTCGTAAGGAACCCCTAGAAATTAACCTTCCTGTCCCTATTTCTCAAGTATTCACGATCCTGCCATTTTCGTCTTACATACCCAACCGCCACCCCGCTATCGCGCGTGTCTTCCTTCTGTTGCCCGCTATTTTACCTTGTATTTCTATTCTCACAGTTTGTATC encodes the following:
- the LOC101299962 gene encoding uncharacterized protein At4g06598-like gives rise to the protein MANSKSSSNMRNLMYSGKHPLLPPKSPFPSVSPSYADYVFSPAIGSKTIQKPREGNAHHQRTSSESLPIEEQPSWLDDLLNEPDTPIRRGGHRRSSSDSFAYVDAINVSNIEFAAQEEYKYNNMFSAPSWGTQDFDPQTDLRHASLYTELNLVKQKNKAWESSVGAITNPRSLSSVKDNIVLHSSGSLSNPQEADGVVSTASEKQDQIESGPHDAKASSEKKDNSNAKPYASETDAKRAKQQFAQRSRVRKLQYIAELERNVQALQAEGTEVSAELEFLNQQNLILSMENKALKQRLENIAQEQLIKYLEQELLEREIGRLRALYQQQQQQHQQQQQRPSSSHRRNNSRDLDSQFANLSLKHKDANAGRDPVTGALRI